In Canis lupus dingo isolate Sandy chromosome 27, ASM325472v2, whole genome shotgun sequence, one genomic interval encodes:
- the M6PR gene encoding cation-dependent mannose-6-phosphate receptor isoform X2, translating into MFPFFSRWRTGLLLPLLLAVAVRESWQTEEKTCDLVGEKGRESEKELALLKRLQPLYNKSFQSTVGQGPDTYIYMFRVCREAGNRTSGAGLVQINKSNGKETVVGRLNETHIFNGSNWIMLIYKGGDEYDNHCGMEQRRAVVMISCNRHTLADNFNPVSEERGKVQDCFYLFEMDSSLACSPETSHLSVGSILLVTFASLVAVYIIGGFLYQRLVVGAKGMEQFPHLAFWQDLGNLVADGCDFVCRSKPRNVPAAYRGVGDDQLGEESEERDDHLLPM; encoded by the exons ATGTTCCCCTTCTTCAGCCGCTGGAGGACTGGACTGCTCCTGCCACTGCTCCTAGCTGTGGCAGTAAGAGAATCCTGGCAGACAGAAGAAAAAACCTGTGACCTGGTAGGAGAAAAGGGtagagagtcagagaaagagttGGCTCTTCTGAAGAGGCTACAACCACTGTATAACAAAAG CTTTCAGAGCACTGTGGGCCAGGGCCCAGACACATATATCTACATGTTCAGGGTGTGCCGGGAAGCTGGCAACCGCACCTCTGGGGCAGGCCTGGTGCAGATCAACAAAAGTAACGGGAAGGAGACAGTGGTAGGGAGACTCAACGAGACTCACATCTTCAATGGAA GTAATTGGATCATGCTGATCTATAAAGGGGGTGATGAATATGACAATCACTGTGGCATGGAGCAGCGTCGCGCGGTGGTGATGATCTCCTGCAATCGACACACCCTAGCG GACAATTTTAACCCTGTGTCTGAGGAGCGAGGCAAAGTCCAAGATTGTTTCTACCTCTTTGAAATGGATAGCAGCCTGGCCTGTTCTCCGGAGACCTCACACCTCAGTGTGGGTTCTATCTTACTAGTCAC GTTTGCATCACTGGTCGCAGTCTACATCATCGGGGGGTTCCTATACCAGCGACTGGTGGTGGGAGCCAAAGGAATGGAGCAGTTTCCCCACTTAGCCTTCTGGCAAGATCTTGGCAACCTGGTAGCA GATGGTTGTGACTTTGTGTGCCGCTCTAAACCCCGAAATGTGCCTGCTGCGTATCGTGGTGTTGGGGATGATCAGCTGGGGGAGGAGTCAGAAGAAAGGGATGATCATTTATTACCAATGTGA